The window TCTTAAGTTCCAAGAGCAGAGACTGCATTAATAGTAACCAGTAGCTGATTATTATATTTCTTTACCTTCTTTATCCACACCTTCTTTTTCACACAGGGAATTATTGGGTGAAGAAAAGCATTGGCCTCTGTTGCTATCCAGcagctgttttccagcatttGCCCAACTTTTATTCCTGCCGTGGTTTCCTGAAAGTCCCAGATACCTTCTTATTGACAGAGATGATGAGCTGAGCTGTGCCAAAGGTAATATAGAGCATCTATACTTTCTGTGTCTTCAGAAGGGTACAATGAGTATATTGAGTTCCAGATTCTCCTTTTATCTTCATCTACACAGCACAGTTATATCACCTAGTGCTTTTTGGCCCATGTTTTTCCTCCAGTGAGCTTATGTGGAAAAAGGGATTATGGAACTCCGGAGCCTGTAATGGATTGTGAGCAAAACTTTATTATCCTGTTTGAAATGTAACTTCATGTTTTGTTACTCTTTAATGAAATTTCTAAAGGTTTCATACTTTTTCTCTTGGACAAAGTAACATCTGTGAATTATTGAACCTCTCACTGGATTGCTCATTTCTCAGGTCACGTCACAGATTAAGTATTAATTACATCAgatattttcttcccttcagtGGTAGTGTTGTACTTTTCCTGTAGGAAAATAGTTGGAAAGAATCTAAAAAGGAGATGGCATAAGTAGCTGAAAAATTGGAGAGCTTTTTACTGAAAAAGGGTGATTCATTGGTTATTTGAGCAGAAAACTCCTAAATCCTCCGTTTTCTGAAGTTACCTCTTAAATACCTTTATTTTCCGTTTTTATATCATGTGGGAGAACTATGACAGCTTAAACTTTTCCCTTTACCTTTGAGAGATCTATGATTGCTCTCCTTTTATTCAAACCCTACTCAAGAAACAACTGTACTTTCATAGCTTTGAGTTCTGCAGAAAGGAGCAAATGAAGCCCACACACTACTAGAATTTGAAAGATAGAAATTCAGAttagttgtgattttttttatcctgaaatTACACAATTTTCTTTATACTGCAAGAAGAAACTAAACATCAcaagagatttattttatttctgcctAGAATATAAGCAAAACACTTCAAACTGGTAAGACTGTCCTTTAATGGAAAGACTGTTTGGAGGTCTGGGGAtgagatataaaatattttgcttggtGAATATTTCAAGGTCAGAtattcctcttaaaaaaaaaataaaggaacgCCACAGAATCCTCCAAATCCACCACAgcaaaaaatgttcaaaaaccagcaaggaaaaaacaagtCACAAACCAAAGTTTTCCTGTCCTAGCAAAAGCCTGGTCATTGTGGGAAGAGATGATTTTCCAGGAGTTGTGGTTAATAGGTAAACATAAAggaagttggtttttttctatttttagctTTGAAGCGATTTCATGGCTCTTCAGAGTATCGAAGGGAGATGGAAGACATCCAGCGGGAATCTTCTGCCTTAGATGGGGAGAAACCCAAGAAGCCCTGGCAGTTATTCACCGACCGTGGTGTGAGATGGCAGCTCATCACCGTGATTGTGATGACCATGGGCCAACAGCTCAGCGGGATAAATGCTGTAAGATTTCATATGAATTAACAGCTTAAAGAATGATTTGATTCCCATCTGTTTTTCAGCCATTTGTTAACACAAAGGATCCGCTTAGAGAAGCTCAGAGAAATGGGATAAGTGGGAAAGAATATCCGTGcattatttcagtgtttctcttttttttaaaatttttttttctcatttctgtgtttctggtATGcaaatttctttaaagaatGACTCGATAGTTGTGTTCACATTCTtctgaaaaagtaaataaatgtgGATCAGCTTATGTCTTTGTGTCTGGTTTAGGAATATGAAGCATTATAAGTTGAATAATTTTACTTGTTTCTCTGATAGCAATATACTTACATAGACATGAATTTAACACATTCCTTTTGGTGCTTATGTGGGATTAGTAACTCGCAATATAAAATACATTGAACTGTGTGCTTAGTATGAACTAGACTTTGTTTCCAGTCAATGTTTTAACTACCAGGTAAGTCTcattggttgttttttttttctgttgtagaTTTATTTCTATGCAACTTACATTTTTGAAGCAGCTGGGATCTCAGCTGAGAAAATCCCGTATGTGACACTCGGCACTGGAGCTTGTGAATGCCTCACAGCCCTCTCCTGTGTAAGGAGCAGTTTGTTCTACCTCCCAGCACAGAGAGTAATGATGCTTCTTGAAGAACATTGGTAAAAATGAGATCAATATATTAACAGAAGATTATGTCTTATCCACAGGGTTTACTGATAGACTACGTGGGAAGAAGATACCTCATCATTGGGGGTTATCTCCTCATGACCCTCTGGTGCACTGTTCTAACCTTGTCTCTGACTTATCAGGTGCAAAGGACTCATTCCTATTACATGATGTGATTGTAGTGAGTGAAAAAtgacaggataagggggaatggGTTTAAACTGTAAGAGAGTAGGTtagattgggtattaggaagaaattctgccCTGTGAgggggtgaggccctggcacaggttgcccagagaagctgtggctgccccatccctggaagtgtccaaggccaggttggacagggcttggagcaacctgttctagtgggaggtgtccctgcccgtggcaggggggtgggaactagatgatctttaaggtcccttccaacccaaaccataaTTATgattatgtgattctgtgatacaatTTAGTAAAAATTATTGAATGAACACTATTTAAATTCTCCAAAGCAGTACTGTTAAATGAATTAGCTGTAAACAGTCACGAGTGACTGCTGTCTTACTTTCAGTAACATACAAAAGGAAATGTAACTGTTAAGCTGAACTTTAAAACTGGCTTATCAGAATCTGAACTAAACCACCTCATTCTTTTCTGTTCCAGGACCTATACTCCTGGGTGCCTTACGTGAGCATGATGTGTATATTTGCCTTCATCTTGAGCTTTGGGCTGGGACCAGGTACTGCACAGGGACGTGTGTCCAAGTGGTGGAAGgtttgggagggaaagggggtgttggcagtgctgctgtgctcacCAGGCAGGACGTCTTCACagtgcagctgctggtgctctgCCCAAGGAACCCAAGTGAGCCCATCCTGTAGCCCAAAACTGAGGCTTACCATGCACCCTTCTGGGGCAGCTATGTGTGAGAGAGGGCTTAGTTCTGGCCTTGAGAACACAGGAGTTATTCACAGAGCAAGAAACAAGCTGTGACCCCTCAgatggggccctgctccctGACCAGTGTTGCTGAAATGCAGCTGTTTTATTGGCTCCTTCCTGCCAGGGCAGTAGCCTCAGAAGTGCACTGTTAGGAATCATAATAGATCAGCTAGTGGCATGTTCAAAAGcaactcatttttttctggcattAGACATACCACAGGTGGACATTTAGCACAATACTCTGTTCTCTTTCTGACCCATTCCCAGGTGGCATAACCAACACCCTGATAGCTGAGTTATTTGTACAGTCCTCACGTCCTGCTGCTTACATGATTGGAGGGACTCTTAGCTGGATTAGTTTCTTCACAATTGGAATGCTCTTTCCCTTTATAGTGGTAAGTATGCACAGCACAATTTCCTGATGGTTGCACCGCCCACTTCATCTGCTCCCAGGTTCCGTCTCAGTGCTTATATTGTATTATATGCACTTGTATATATTATTCAGTGACACTTGAACAGGATGCACACTGCCCCTCAAATGAGTTTGACTAGATTCATTcagtcttaaaatattttttagatctcacagaaacaataaaacatgataaatgaaaattaaaaggaatgCATGGGGGGTAATTCTCAtgttcagattaaaaaaatgaaaaaagtatcaaaaaaagaaaaaatcagatATTGAGATTCAGATAAGACATTTCTTAACAGTGCCTTGTGCTTTTATGGCAGAGTAAAATCAAGGTAGTACCTCTGGTGGCCACCTCTGAGAGCTCACTGAACTGACAGGGTTTTGCGATCAGATTATTAGGAAAGGCAACAGAGGGTTTCATGTCCAGTTTTGTATCTTTTAGCACTTGC of the Pseudopipra pipra isolate bDixPip1 chromosome 18, bDixPip1.hap1, whole genome shotgun sequence genome contains:
- the LOC135424039 gene encoding solute carrier family 2, facilitated glucose transporter member 11-like isoform X2, whose amino-acid sequence is MAPRHTLPSWTLFLAVCAVGIGGTFQYGYNVSIINAPTQHIHKFLNETWTSRYHKELNPDLLTFLWSVIASIFSLGGLCGALMGGSMAIRLGRKGALLMNNIIAILASILMGLSYPTGLFELLIAGRFLIGINSGIGFCVQPLYIGEIAPKHLRGGLAMGTSIFLTGGILTGQIIGLRELLGEEKHWPLLLSSSCFPAFAQLLFLPWFPESPRYLLIDRDDELSCAKALKRFHGSSEYRREMEDIQRESSALDGEKPKKPWQLFTDRGVRWQLITVIVMTMGQQLSGINAIYFYATYIFEAAGISAEKIPYVTLGTGACECLTALSCGLLIDYVGRRYLIIGGYLLMTLWCTVLTLSLTYQDLYSWVPYVSMMCIFAFILSFGLGPGGITNTLIAELFVQSSRPAAYMIGGTLSWISFFTIGMLFPFIVNGLKQYCFLVFLLECSFVAAFIFLVIPETKNKSFLEIKKEFHKLNFGRNTRKKETELYERSQLQDEFLKSPS
- the LOC135424039 gene encoding solute carrier family 2, facilitated glucose transporter member 11-like isoform X4 yields the protein MLRMEHQLLLRGSSSPSKLPSWTLFLAVCAVGIGGTFQYGYNVSIINAPTQHIHKFLNETWTSRYHKELNPDLLTFLWSVIASIFSLGGLCGALMGGSMAIRLGRELLGEEKHWPLLLSSSCFPAFAQLLFLPWFPESPRYLLIDRDDELSCAKALKRFHGSSEYRREMEDIQRESSALDGEKPKKPWQLFTDRGVRWQLITVIVMTMGQQLSGINAIYFYATYIFEAAGISAEKIPYVTLGTGACECLTALSCGLLIDYVGRRYLIIGGYLLMTLWCTVLTLSLTYQDLYSWVPYVSMMCIFAFILSFGLGPGGITNTLIAELFVQSSRPAAYMIGGTLSWISFFTIGMLFPFIVNGLKQYCFLVFLLECSFVAAFIFLVIPETKNKSFLEIKKEFHKLNFGRNTRKKETELYERSQLQDEFLKSPS
- the LOC135424039 gene encoding solute carrier family 2, facilitated glucose transporter member 11-like isoform X3, yielding MAPRHTHIHKFLNETWTSRYHKELNPDLLTFLWSVIASIFSLGGLCGALMGGSMAIRLGRKGALLMNNIIAILASILMGLSYPTGLFELLIAGRFLIGINSGIGFCVQPLYIGEIAPKHLRGGLAMGTSIFLTGGILTGQIIGLRELLGEEKHWPLLLSSSCFPAFAQLLFLPWFPESPRYLLIDRDDELSCAKALKRFHGSSEYRREMEDIQRESSALDGEKPKKPWQLFTDRGVRWQLITVIVMTMGQQLSGINAIYFYATYIFEAAGISAEKIPYVTLGTGACECLTALSCGLLIDYVGRRYLIIGGYLLMTLWCTVLTLSLTYQDLYSWVPYVSMMCIFAFILSFGLGPGGITNTLIAELFVQSSRPAAYMIGGTLSWISFFTIGMLFPFIVNGLKQYCFLVFLLECSFVAAFIFLVIPETKNKSFLEIKKEFHKLNFGRNTRKKETELYERSQLQDEFLKSPS